From the Actinopolymorpha sp. NPDC004070 genome, the window GATACGGCCTGACCGAGGCCGGCCCGGTGGTCACCAGCACCCTGTGCTCGGCGCCTGCGGTGTCCGAGACGGCGGAGTCCGCCGAGACGGCGGAATCCGGAGAGTCCGCGGAGCCGGCGGGTGAGGCGACGTCCCGGGCCGTGCCGACCGGGCGGGCGAAGCACACGGTGGGTGCGCCCCTTCCCGGGGTGGAGCTGCGGATCGTCGACGAGACCGGCGCCGAGGTCGAGGTGGGCGAGACCGGCCAGGTGCTCGTCCGCGGGCCGAACCTCTTCTCCGGCTACTGGCCGGACGGCGCCGACGCGCCGGAGGAGAAGGGCTGGCTGGCCACCGGCGACATCGGCTACCTCGACGAGGACGGCGACCTGGTCCTGGTCGACCGGATCAAGGAACTCGTGATCGTCTCCGGCTTCAACGTCTACCCGCGTGAGGTGGAGGAGGCGATCGGCGAGCTCGACGGCGTGGCCGAGGTCGCTGTGGTGGCGATGCCGGACCCGCAGACCGGCGAGGCCGTCCGCGCGTACGTCGTTCCCGCCGCGGGTGCGCAGGTGAGCGCCGAGGAGGTACGCCGCCACTGCGAGGTCCGGCTGGCGAGGTTCAAGCGGCCCAGCGTGGTGGAGATCGTCCCCGAGCTGCCGCGTTCGGTGACCGGCAAGGTCGCCAAGTCCCGTCTGCGGCGCGCCGCCCGCGAGTCGGCGATCGGCTTCTGACCGTGGCCGAACCGACCCGGCCGACCCGGCCGACCCAACCGTCGCCGGAGCGCGTGACCCTCTACAGCAAGCCCGGCTGCCACCTGTGCGACGACGCCCGCGCGGTGGTCGCCGCCGTGTGCGCCGACCTGGACGTCGGCTGGACCGAGATCGACATCCAGGGCGACGAGTCGCTGTACCGCAGGTTCTGGGAGCAGATCCCGGTCACGTTCGTCGACGGCCGCCAGCACGACTTCTGGCGGGTGGACGCGGACCGGCTGCGCACGGCGCTCACCGCCGGCTGACCGGCCGAGGACCCGATCACAGGGTCCACGAGATCGCCTTTCATGGTCCGGATTTCGGCCTTCCGGCGATCATGCCGAAGGTCCACATACGGGTCGATTCCGGCTCAGATCCGCTCCGAGCGAGCCGGATGTGACGACCGGCACGTCCGGCCGGCGCTACGCTCGATTTTGTTCGCACGTTCACAAAGTCCTAGGCTTGGAGATCGCCGGTCGGGAACGGCTCCGATCGAGCAGAGGCGTCACCAGCCCTGTCGACGACGTCTCGTGTCATTACGGGAGAGAAGTGAGTCCGCCGAACCCCCGCCGCACCAACGAGCAGGAAGCGCGCCCGAGCCGCGGCATCCCCGAGGCGACCGTGGCGCGACTGCCGGTCTACCTCCGGGCGCTGACCGCGCTCGCGGACCGGGGGATCGCGACCGCCTCCAGCGAGGAGCTCGCCCGGGCGGCCGGCGTCAACTCCGCGAAGCTGCGCAAGGACCTGTCCTACCTCGGGTCCTACGGCACCCGCGGGGTGGGATACGACGTGGAGTACCTCCGCTACCAGATCGCGCGGGAGATCGGGCTCACCCAGGACTGGCCCGTGGTGATCGTCGGCATCGGAAACCTCGGCCACGCCCTCGCCAACTACTCCGGGTTCGTCTCCCGCGGGTTCGGCATCGTCGGGCTGCTCGACGCCGACCCGGCGCGGGTCGGTGAGCAGGTCGGCGACCACGTGATCCAGGCGTACAGCGAACTCGAACGCGTCGTGTCAGAGTACGGCGTGGCCATCGGTGTCATCTCGACGCCGGCGACCGCCGCACAGGAGGTCTGCGACCGCATGGTTGCGGCGGGCATCACCAGCGTGCTCAACTTCGCTCCCGTGGTGCTGAGCGTTCCGGCCGGTGTGGACGTCCGCAAGGTCGACCTGTCCACCGAGCTGCAGATCCTCGCCTACCACGAACAACGCAAGTCGCTCGCGGGCCCCGGCCCGCTGAGCCAGGTTGACGGCATCCCAGTCGAGAGGAGTCCCCTCGTCCCATGAGCATTCTGGTCGTCGGCCTGTCCCACCGCGGTACCCCCGTCCACCTGCTGGAGCGCGTGGTGCCGGCGCCGGAGACGCTGGACAAGGTCCTCCTCGACGCGGTGGCGTGCCCGCACGTCGCCGCGGCGGTGGTGCTGTCCACCTGCAACCGGGTGGAGATCTACGCCGAGGTGGAGCGCTTCCACGGCGGTGTCGAGGAGCTCGCCGAACTGCTGGCCCGCCACGCCGGCGTCTCCGCCGCCGAGCTCACCCCGCACCTCTACGTGCGGTACGAGGACGGCGCGGTGAGCCACCTCTTCTCCGTGGTGTGCGGCCTGGACTCGATGGTCGTCGGCGAGACCCAGATCCTCGGCCAGGCCAAGGCGGCGCTGCGCAACGCCCAGGACGCGGAGACGATCGGCTCGGTGCTGAACGGCGTCTTCCAGCGCGCGCTGCGGGTCGGCAAGCGGGCGCACACCGAGACCGAGCTCGGCCGGGCCGGCCGCTCGGTGGTCAGCGCGGCACTGGCCCAGGCCGTCGGCGTGCACGGCGACCTGGCCGGACGTACGGCACTGGTGGTCGGCGCGGGTTCGATGGCAGCACTCGCCGCCACCACTCTTCGCCGCGACCACGACGCCACCGTGGTGGTCACCAACCGCACGCCCTCGCGCGCCCGCCGGATCGCCGAGCAGGTCGAGGGCACCGCGGTCCCACTGGCGGACCTGCGGACCGCGCTGGCCGACGCCGACGTGGTGGTCTCGTGCACGGGCGCCGTCGGCACCGTGATCTCCGCCGTCGACCTCGCCGCGGCGATGCGCCGGCGCCCGGACCGGCCGCTGGTGGTCTGCGACCTCGCGATGCCGCGGGACGTCGAGATCGAGGGCGGGCACGTCGCCGGTGTCACCCTGATCGACCTGGGCCGGCTGGCCGAGACGGTGGACGACGGTGTGGCCGCCGACGTGGAGGCGGTGCGGGTCATCGTGGCCGAGGAGGTCGCCGACTTCGTGGCCACCCGCCGGGCCGCGACCGTGGCGCCCACCGTGGTGGCATTGCGCAGCATGGCCGCCGAGGTCGTCGACGCCGAGTTGCGCCGGTTGACCGCACGGGTGCCGCACCTGGACGACCACTCCCACGCCGAAGTGGCGAGGACCGTACGCCGGGTGGTCGACAAGCTCCTGCACGCGCCGACGATCCGGGTGAAGGAGCTCGCCGAGCAGACGGTCGAGACCTCCTACACCGACGCGCTGCGGGAGCTGTTCGCTCTCGACCTCAGCGCACTGGAGGCGTTCACCAGCGTCGAGCCCGTCGAGCCGGCCCAGCCAGATCGTTCGGTGCAGCCCGGAGAGCCGGGAGGTGCGCCATGACAGCACTCCGCGTCGGCACCCGGCGCAGCGCTCTCGCGCTGGCCCAGGCCGGCCGCGTCGCCGCCGCGCTCGAGCGAGCCGGCCACCGGTGCGAGCTGGTCGAGGTGACCACCGAAGGTGACCGCAACCGCGCGCCGCTGGCCACGATCGGTGGCCAGGGCGTCTTCACCGGCGCACTGCGCGAAGCCCTTCTCCGCAAGGAGATCGACGTCGCGGTGCACTCGCTGAAGGACCTGCCGACCCAGGACGTCGACGGCATCGTCCTCGCCGCCGTACCCGCGCGTGAGGATCCCCGCGACGGCCTCGTCGCCCGCGACGGGTTGCGCCTGGCGGACCTGCCCGCGGGTGCGCGGGTGGGCACCGGTTCACCACGGCGGCTGGCGCTGCTGCGGCTGCTGAGGGAGTACGACCTCGAGCTGGTCGAGATCCGGGGGAACGTCGACACCCGGATCAGGAAGGTACGCGACGGTGAGCTCGACGCCGTCGTACTCGCCCGCGCCGGTCTCACCCGACTGGGGCGGGCCGGGGAAATCACCGACACCTTCGATCCCACCGCGTTCGTCCCGGCCCCCGGCCAGGGCGCACTGGGGATCGAGTGCCGGAACTCCGACGAGGACGTGGTGCGCGCTCTCGCCGGGCTTGACGAATCCCGCACCAGGGCGGCGGTTACCGCCGAACGCGCCGTGCTTGCCGGAATCGGGGCCGGCTGCAGCGCACCCATGGGAGCTTTCGCCGAGACCACCGGCGGAGTGGAGGGAGACGACCTTTCCCTCCATGCCGTCGTGGCCGCCGTCGACGGCTCCGCAAGCGTCCGTCTGTCCACCTCGGGGCCTCTAGGCGATGCGGAGGAGCTCGGCCGTCAGCTGGCGGCCGCCCTGCTCGCCGAGGGCGCCAGCCGTTTGATCGAGGAACGCGTCACGTGACCGCCAAGACAAAGACCACCAATAACCTCCAGGGCTCGGTCTCCTTCGTCGGGGTCGGCCCCGGCGACCCCGCGCTCGTCACGGCCAGGGCGAAGGAGCTCCTGGGCCGTGCCGACGTCATCGCCGGTGAGCTTGCGGCCTTCGAGGCCGTGCTCAGCACTCACGTCCGCGAGGACGCCGAGCGGCTGGAGCTGACCGAGGACGCCGTGACCGCGGCCGAGGCCGGCCGAGTACTCGCCAAGCACGGGAAGGACGGCAAGCACGTCGTACGCCTGTACCACGGCGACCCGTTCCTCGACGGCAACGCCGCCGAGCACGTCGCCGCGTTCGTCCGGCACCACGTGCCGTTCGAGGTGACGCCGGGTCTGCCGGTGGCGACCGCCGTGCCCGCCTACGCCGGGATCCCGCTGACCAGTACGAGGGTGCGTGAGACCCGGTTCGTCGACCTCCGCGGTGGCGAGCCGGCCTGGGAGACGTTCGCCGAGGGCTCGGCCACCCTGGTGCTCACCAACGTCACCGAGGGCCTGAAGGACATCGCCGCCTTCCTGGTCAAGGCCGGCCGGGAGCCGTCCACGCCGGTGGCGGTGACCACCGAGGGCACCACCACCGACCAGCGCACGGTCGCCGGGACGTTGGAGACGATCGCGGCCGAGGTGAAGTCGTCCCGGCTCACCGGCCCGTTCGTCCTCGTCGTCGGCTCGGCGGTCGCGCACCGCGACAAGCTGTCGTGGTTCGAGACCAAGCCGCTGTTCGGCTGGCGGATCCTGGTGCCGCGCACCAAGGAGCAGGCGGGCGTGCTGTCCAAGCTGCTCCGGCAGTACGGCGCGGTGCCCGAGGAGGTGCCGACCATCTCGGTCGAGCCGCCGCGCAACCCTCAGCAGCTGGACCGGGCCATCACCGGGCTCGTCACCGGCCGCTACCAGTGGGTCGCGTTCACCTCGGTCAACGCGGTGCGCGCGGTGCGGGAGAAGTTCGAGGAGTACGGCCTGGACGCGCGGGCGTTCGCCGGCCTGAAGATCGCCGCGGTGGGGGAGAAGACCGCCGAAGCGATCCAGTCCTGGGGCATCAAGCCCGACCTCGTGCCCTCCGGTGAGCACTCCGCGCGCGGCCTGGTCGAGGACTGGCCGCCCTACGACCGGGTGCTGGACCCGATCAACCGGGTGTTCCTGCCCCGCGCCGACATCGCCACCGAGACGCTGGTGGCCGGACTGGTCGAGCTCGGCTGGGAGGTCGACGACGTGACGGCGTACCGCACGGTGCGCGCCGCGCCGCCGCCCGCCCCGATCCGGGAGGCGATCAAGACCGGCAAGTTCGACGCGGTCGCGTTCACCTCCAGCTCGACGGTGCGCAACCTCGTCGGCATCGCCGGCAAGCCGCACGCGACCACCGTGATCGCCACGATCGGCGCGCAGACGGCGACGACGGCGGAGGAGCACGGCCTGCGGGTCGACGTTCAGCCGGCGGAGACGTCGATCGAGGCGCTGGCAGAGGCGCTCGCCGACTTCGGCGAGGCCCGCCGGGCGGCCCAGATCGAGGCCGGCGACCCGGTGACCAAGCCGTCCGAACGCAAGGCCGGTGCCCGGCGCCGGGCCACCACCAAGTAACGGGACGAACGCGCCGAACGGCGTACGTCCCGAAGAGTGCCCCGAAGGGGCCCGCCTGACCAGGCGGGCCCCTTCGTACGCCCGGCGGGCCCC encodes:
- a CDS encoding uroporphyrinogen-III synthase, whose protein sequence is MTAKTKTTNNLQGSVSFVGVGPGDPALVTARAKELLGRADVIAGELAAFEAVLSTHVREDAERLELTEDAVTAAEAGRVLAKHGKDGKHVVRLYHGDPFLDGNAAEHVAAFVRHHVPFEVTPGLPVATAVPAYAGIPLTSTRVRETRFVDLRGGEPAWETFAEGSATLVLTNVTEGLKDIAAFLVKAGREPSTPVAVTTEGTTTDQRTVAGTLETIAAEVKSSRLTGPFVLVVGSAVAHRDKLSWFETKPLFGWRILVPRTKEQAGVLSKLLRQYGAVPEEVPTISVEPPRNPQQLDRAITGLVTGRYQWVAFTSVNAVRAVREKFEEYGLDARAFAGLKIAAVGEKTAEAIQSWGIKPDLVPSGEHSARGLVEDWPPYDRVLDPINRVFLPRADIATETLVAGLVELGWEVDDVTAYRTVRAAPPPAPIREAIKTGKFDAVAFTSSSTVRNLVGIAGKPHATTVIATIGAQTATTAEEHGLRVDVQPAETSIEALAEALADFGEARRAAQIEAGDPVTKPSERKAGARRRATTK
- the hemC gene encoding hydroxymethylbilane synthase, with amino-acid sequence MTALRVGTRRSALALAQAGRVAAALERAGHRCELVEVTTEGDRNRAPLATIGGQGVFTGALREALLRKEIDVAVHSLKDLPTQDVDGIVLAAVPAREDPRDGLVARDGLRLADLPAGARVGTGSPRRLALLRLLREYDLELVEIRGNVDTRIRKVRDGELDAVVLARAGLTRLGRAGEITDTFDPTAFVPAPGQGALGIECRNSDEDVVRALAGLDESRTRAAVTAERAVLAGIGAGCSAPMGAFAETTGGVEGDDLSLHAVVAAVDGSASVRLSTSGPLGDAEELGRQLAAALLAEGASRLIEERVT
- a CDS encoding glutaredoxin family protein, translated to MAEPTRPTRPTQPSPERVTLYSKPGCHLCDDARAVVAAVCADLDVGWTEIDIQGDESLYRRFWEQIPVTFVDGRQHDFWRVDADRLRTALTAG
- a CDS encoding glutamyl-tRNA reductase, giving the protein MSILVVGLSHRGTPVHLLERVVPAPETLDKVLLDAVACPHVAAAVVLSTCNRVEIYAEVERFHGGVEELAELLARHAGVSAAELTPHLYVRYEDGAVSHLFSVVCGLDSMVVGETQILGQAKAALRNAQDAETIGSVLNGVFQRALRVGKRAHTETELGRAGRSVVSAALAQAVGVHGDLAGRTALVVGAGSMAALAATTLRRDHDATVVVTNRTPSRARRIAEQVEGTAVPLADLRTALADADVVVSCTGAVGTVISAVDLAAAMRRRPDRPLVVCDLAMPRDVEIEGGHVAGVTLIDLGRLAETVDDGVAADVEAVRVIVAEEVADFVATRRAATVAPTVVALRSMAAEVVDAELRRLTARVPHLDDHSHAEVARTVRRVVDKLLHAPTIRVKELAEQTVETSYTDALRELFALDLSALEAFTSVEPVEPAQPDRSVQPGEPGGAP
- a CDS encoding redox-sensing transcriptional repressor Rex, which gives rise to MSPPNPRRTNEQEARPSRGIPEATVARLPVYLRALTALADRGIATASSEELARAAGVNSAKLRKDLSYLGSYGTRGVGYDVEYLRYQIAREIGLTQDWPVVIVGIGNLGHALANYSGFVSRGFGIVGLLDADPARVGEQVGDHVIQAYSELERVVSEYGVAIGVISTPATAAQEVCDRMVAAGITSVLNFAPVVLSVPAGVDVRKVDLSTELQILAYHEQRKSLAGPGPLSQVDGIPVERSPLVP